In Abditibacteriaceae bacterium, one DNA window encodes the following:
- a CDS encoding PIG-L family deacetylase, translated as MLGITQFRRNRDALDVRLAPEAAPEADARILVVIPHCDDETLGTGGFIHAARRRGIAVRVVFTTNGDGSLSTQIAENARRLRRNSFLDLAELRQREALAACAELGMEANDVCFLGFPDRGTAAMWQTHWNEPFRSPFTRVAAAPYPNAFTPNATYCGAQMLRDLETALHDFKPTHIFTTHPDDTHPDHWASWTFSLAALEQLRLGGNAWAAATELRAFPVHRGIWPAPHGYHPHERLAPPADLLENRAWTTWELDGEARGAKKRALECHDSQMAWTPHYLRGFLRHNEIFEIIGTDGIADAPASARGIFLQRIENDTAILRVHLRPAPRGFTQLYLRAVSANRVRAWNVEVHEPQLKEGAARAREISAHQAAREETAPHWHISRGANTFDMAVPLEALDAAAGEVALFVAGEVRQKAPTKQRARAKAPKQRGSVLERTATGVIRLSQQSVAKPILVARADPRYRVR; from the coding sequence ATGCTTGGCATTACGCAGTTCCGCCGCAATCGCGATGCTCTCGACGTTCGGCTCGCGCCTGAAGCCGCGCCCGAAGCTGATGCGCGTATTCTTGTCGTGATTCCGCATTGCGACGACGAAACACTGGGCACCGGCGGCTTTATTCACGCGGCGCGTCGGCGCGGAATTGCGGTACGCGTCGTGTTCACAACCAACGGCGACGGCTCGCTTTCTACGCAAATCGCCGAAAATGCGCGCCGTTTGCGCCGCAATTCATTTCTCGATTTGGCGGAACTGCGCCAACGCGAAGCGCTGGCCGCCTGTGCCGAACTCGGCATGGAAGCAAACGACGTTTGTTTTCTCGGCTTTCCCGACAGGGGAACCGCCGCGATGTGGCAAACGCACTGGAACGAGCCGTTTCGCTCGCCTTTCACCCGCGTCGCGGCTGCGCCCTACCCGAATGCCTTCACGCCGAACGCGACCTATTGCGGCGCACAAATGCTGCGCGACCTGGAAACAGCGCTGCACGATTTCAAGCCGACGCACATCTTTACAACGCACCCCGACGACACCCATCCCGACCACTGGGCCAGTTGGACGTTTTCTCTCGCGGCGCTCGAACAGTTGCGACTCGGAGGAAATGCGTGGGCCGCAGCAACCGAATTACGTGCGTTTCCGGTTCATCGCGGAATCTGGCCTGCGCCACACGGCTACCATCCGCACGAACGCCTCGCGCCGCCCGCCGATTTATTAGAAAATCGCGCGTGGACGACGTGGGAACTCGACGGTGAAGCGCGGGGTGCGAAGAAACGCGCGCTCGAATGCCACGACAGCCAGATGGCTTGGACGCCGCATTATCTGCGCGGCTTTTTGCGCCACAACGAGATATTCGAAATTATCGGCACGGACGGAATTGCGGATGCTCCAGCTTCTGCCCGCGGCATTTTTCTCCAGCGCATCGAAAACGATACGGCCATTCTGCGCGTTCATTTGCGACCAGCGCCGCGCGGCTTCACACAACTCTATCTGCGTGCCGTAAGCGCGAATCGCGTGCGCGCGTGGAATGTCGAGGTTCACGAACCGCAGCTGAAAGAAGGCGCGGCGCGGGCGCGCGAAATTTCAGCGCACCAAGCAGCGCGTGAAGAAACGGCACCGCACTGGCATATCTCGCGCGGTGCGAATACGTTTGATATGGCCGTTCCTCTTGAAGCGCTAGACGCAGCGGCGGGCGAAGTCGCCCTTTTCGTCGCGGGCGAAGTAAGACAGAAAGCACCGACGAAACAACGGGCGCGAGCCAAAGCTCCCAAACAGCGCGGAAGTGTCCTAGAGCGCACGGCAACGGGTGTCATTCGATTGAGTCAACAAAGCGTGGCGAAGCCGATTCTCGTCGCGCGGGCCGACCCGCGCTATCGCGTCCGGTAA